One genomic segment of Ctenopharyngodon idella isolate HZGC_01 chromosome 7, HZGC01, whole genome shotgun sequence includes these proteins:
- the LOC127516285 gene encoding uncharacterized protein LOC127516285 isoform X1 yields MAGVPNVSLSLSAGEDTFELHAVQLELEAVERQIRTLLEKQAELRERRTALETSRADAHQSSVSLQRDINIPASSTPCTSLHRAREPRTRSSQPSFTPAPSHQGPWVLQQRKARARPRTRTSPPPPPPVFEVSTRNRFSPLREAERDGVVIGDSIVRHVHATTTKGKVRSHCFPGARVLDVSAQVPAILNGAESIGAVVLHVGVNDTRLRQTEVLKQDFRSLIETVRATSPATRIIVSGPLPTYRRGHERFSRLFALNEWLMSWCTEQKLLFINNWNLFWERPRLFRADGLHPSKIGADLLSENISKTLRTV; encoded by the coding sequence ATGGCGGGCGTACCGAATGTGTCTCTATctttgagtgcaggtgaggacacGTTCGAGCTGCATGCGGTGCAGTTGGAGCTGGAGGCCGTGGAACGACAGATCCGGACCCTTCTGGAGAAACAGGCCGAGCTACGGGAGCGGCGAACAGCGCTGGAAACATCCCGTGCTGACGCTCACCAATCCTCGGTAAGTTTGCAGCGCGATATTAACATTCCTGCTTCCTCTACGCCGTGTACTTCTCTGCACAGGGCCCGAGAACCCAGAACGCGTTCATCCCAGCCCTCGTTCACTCCGGCGCCGTCACACCAGGGACCTTGGGTTCTTCAGCAACGGAAGGCGCGAGCCAGGCCTCGGACCAGGACCTCTCCCCCTCCGCCGCCCCCGGTCTTCGAGGTCTCGACGAGGAACCGCTTCTCCCCTCTTCGCGAGGCAGAACGAGACGGCGTGGTCATCGGAGACTCCATCGTCCGTCACGTCCACGCTACCACAACCAAAGGTAAGGTGCGCAGTCACTGTTTTCCTGGTGCTCGTGTCCTCGATGTCTCTGCGCAGGTTCCCGCGATCCTGAATGGCGCTGAGAGCATCGGAGCTGTTGTTCTGCACGTGGGGGTGAACGACACCAGGCTGCGGCAGACGGAGGTGCTGAAGCAGGACTTCAGGAGCCTGATCGAGACGGTACGAGCCACATCGCCCGCGACGAGGATCATCGTGTCCGGACCGCTTCCGACGTACCGACGTGGACATGAAAGGTTcagtagattatttgctttaaatgaatggttaatgtcttggtgtactgaacagaagctgctctttataaataattggaatcttttctgggagcgacctaggctcttccgtgctgatggcctgcaccccagcaaaatcggagctgatcttctgtcggagaacatctccaagacgcttcgcaccgtatga